A stretch of Bos mutus isolate GX-2022 chromosome 8, NWIPB_WYAK_1.1, whole genome shotgun sequence DNA encodes these proteins:
- the AKNA gene encoding LOW QUALITY PROTEIN: microtubule organization protein AKNA (The sequence of the model RefSeq protein was modified relative to this genomic sequence to represent the inferred CDS: inserted 2 bases in 1 codon) → MASSGTEVHWVEPGLGKGPQRRRWAWAEKGKDADESGTRSSEEEGPFPTASSPELLEDFRQAQQCLQPLKWGPDSQPAGCQDPESEESLEAESEEEDEDSPESSNLPLSWLPQQDPQSDMTKEDPSEALQGPEVQEAGESSPRLGYETYLSSGGHGSTSPTTLDWGQPAGWVASSKQASGDKLPEHSEVNPTVDFSSPRSWSSGTVSLNHPSDNLDSTWEGETDVPQPTALAETSPQSPSHHLLNPNDRTEGSVALATPTEFQGSSAPLAQSLQCPADRWRTENSSLSCPQPGDQSWKQIRISPKPLPSRFTGSISPPNPSPRPARQDRPPPRPGATLAGHSSSDAPKYGRGRLNYPLPDFSKVGPRVKFPKDESYRXPKARSHSRLPEGPAKPLIFKSPAEIVREVLLSSGDVCPGKNPPPTHPITRVPQEFQTPEQATKLVHQLQEDYHKLLTKYAEAENTIDQLRLGAKVNLYSDPPQPSHSIHTGTMPQGTKVLSFTIPQPHSVKWYVGPTEGPQASEASGSPSAGGDPSPSSPSSMPTPGWLQEDAGGIAQDQPSVEQAQELASQASRFLTKVESFIELIHAGQLTPQDQLKVFQQLKAAHAALEEDYLKACREWHLSQQLAGSKGTPRRFDPDREVEAEIFQLGIRLDELKDLMDHNEQEPGQVGSDLALDSPPATPSPHQPTDLPSPLEQTRTSAIQTLSPEPDATSTGPHLLPMNSDLSAPSNEAEDGPLGLPAPLRHKELRVEQDFHGLLERYLSVKSLPEALRMEEEEAEGQGRTLGFDRPDPAPGKAVAPRLPTRQPPAQAERSHGVPLEETMEQMAPVKPADVCASVTRDGHLQGLGKAEEVPPGHSRPPHPRGPKSATSHQSSLASLEGSGISERLPPKSLHQAGGPPLEEPWMASPETDSGFVGSETSRVSPLTQTPEHRLSQISTPGTLVRSFTLPVPQDAASHRQTKGLPVPRRTSEPSGPRGRAQRPPSGQDSPLQQRAPSFCLERALASEMAVPGSEFKGRKRIPEPILPSATISPPPTPAPVAATPPRGPAEITSTFFLTRTGRDQAIRELQDEVSRLRLRLEDSLHQHPQGRPTRSVSSCDRPTRARERSGDSSAAWSSHYGSKSTERSSGEPGGAEQAVPAGRRRARSSSVPREEPRLSLSSESEPASPRLFSERGRTTENSPQAARDGTKGVSSTGRPNRVTFRGQYTGQEYYVLTPKTVPRSSVPVSCPHCRPPRMEDPGDAVTRDPLGPSRSETLRCPLCSQVGSPSEGDGPDSATSAPEKAASSRNAPSTSSPKQRSKRAGSPPRPPPGLWYLAVAPSAPAPPAFAYISSVPVLPYPSATVYYAPPAPTSAPSVRAAAEWPPAACSRPARGSRHSVQLDLKDLEELNKALSRAVEAAESVRSTTQHMSRSLSAELRQARSLRGSCLF, encoded by the exons ATGGCCAGCTCTGGAACAGAGGTCCACTGGGTCGAGCCGGGCCTGGGGAAGGGGCCCCAGCGGCGGCGCTGGGCCTGGGCTGAAAAGGGAAAGGATGCTGATGAGAGTGGCACACGCAGCTCAGAAGAGGAGGGACCCTTTCCCACCGCGAGCAGCCCCGAGCTCCTGGAGGACTTCCGCCAGGCCCAGCAGTGCCTGCAGCCACTGAAGTGGGGCCCAGACTCACAGCCTGCTGGGTGCCAGGATCCCGAATCTGAAGAGTCTTTAGAAGCGG AGTCTGAAGAAGAGGATGAGGACAGCCCAGAAAGTTCCAACTTGCCTCTCAGCTGGCTTCCCCAGCAGGATCCTCAATCGGACATGACCAAAGAGGATCCAAGTGAGGCTCTGCAAGGTCCTGAGGTCCAGGAAGCTGGAGAGAGCTCCCCGAGGTTGGGGTATGAGACCTATCTCAGCTCAGGGGGCCATGGGAGCACCAGCCCCACCACTCTGGACTGGGGTCAGCCTGCAGGCTGGGTAGCTTCTAGCAAACAAGCCAGTGGAGACAAACTTCCAGAACATTCTGAGGTCAACCCAACTGTTGACTTCAGCTCACCCAGGTCCTGGAGCAGTGGGACTGTGAGCCTAAATCACCCCAGTGACAACCTGGATTCTACCTGGGAAGGAGAGACTGATGTCCCCCAGCCCACTGCCCTGGCAGAAACTTCACCCCAGAGCCCCAGCCACCACCTCCTCAACCCAAATGACAGAACTGAAGGAAGTGTTGCTCTGGCAACGCCCACGGAATTCCAGGGATCCTCAGCACCACTCGCCCAGAGCCTCCAGTGTCCTGCAGATAGATGGAGGACAGAAAACAGCAgcctctcctgccctcagccGGGGGACCAGTCCTGGAAGCAGATACGGATATCACCTAAGCCACTCCCTTCCAGATTCACCGGCTCCATCAGCCCTCCCAACCCCTCCCCTAGGCCAGCTCGGCAGGACAGGCCACCCCCCAGGCCGGGAGCCACTCTGGCTGGCCACTCATCTTCTGATGCCCCCAAGTACGGCCGGGGGCGGCTGAACTACCCGCTCCCTGATTTCTCCAAGGTGGGACCCCGGGTGAAGTTCCCCAAAGATGAGAGCTACCG CCCCAAGGCCAGGAGCCACAGTAGGCTGCCCGAGGGCCCTGCCAAGCCACTGATCTTCAAGTCTCCTGCCGAGATTGTGCGAGAGGTGCTGCTGAGCAGTGGAGACGTCTGCCCTGGAAAGAACCCACCTCCTACCCACCCCATCACCAGGGTGCCCCAAGAATTTCAAACACCCGAGCAAGCCACCAAGCTTGTCCATCAGCTCCAG GAGGACTATCACAAGCTCCTCACCAAATATGCCGAGGCCGAGAACACCATCGACCAGCTGCGCCTCGGGGCCAAG GTGAACCTGTACTCAGACCCGCCCCAGCCCAGCCACAGCATCCACACGGGGACGATGCCCCAGGGGACCAAggtcttgtccttcaccatcccgcAGCCCCACTCTGTGAAGTGGTATGTGGGCCCCACCGAGGGCCCGCAGGCCTCTGAGGCTTCAG GGTCGCCATCAGCTGGAGGAGACCCGAGCCCCTCCTCACCTTCCAGCATGCCCACCCCAGGGTGGCTTCAGGAGGACGCAGGGGGCATTGCCCAGGACCAGCCCTCAGTGGAGCAGGCCCAGGAGCTGGCTTCTCAGGCCAGCCGGTTCCTGACCAAG GTGGAGTCCTTTATAGAGCTGATACACGCAGGACAGCTGACACCCCAGGACCAACTCAAG GTCTTCCAGCAGCTAAAGGCTGCCCACGCGGCCCTGGAGGAGGACTACCTGAAGGCCTGCAGGGAGTGGCACCTGTCCCAGCAGCTTGCCGGCTCCAAGGGGACACCCAGGAGATTTGATCCTGACAG GGAGGTGGAGGCAGAGATATTCCAGCTGGGAATTCGCCTGGATGAGCTGAAGGACCTCATGGACCACAACGAGCAGGAGCCTGGGCAAGTTGGGTCAGACTTGGCTCTGGACAGCCCCCCAGCCACGCCCTCCCCCCACCAGCCAACAGACCTGCCCTCTCCCTTGGAACAAACCCGCACATCGGCCATCCAGACCCTCAGCCCTGAG CCCGACGCCACCAGCACTGGCCCCCACCTACTGCCCATGAACTCGGATCTGAGCGCTCCCAGCAACGAGGCAGAGGACGGGCCGCTGGGCCTCCCGGCCCCGCTCAGGCACAAGGAGCTGCGGGTGGAGCAGGATTTCCACGGCCTCCTGGAGCG GTACCTCAGTGTGAAGTCCCTTCCAGAAGCCctgaggatggaggaggaggaggcggagggCCAGGGCCGCACCCTGGGTTTTGACAGGCCAGATCCAGCTCCAGGAAAAGCAGTGGCCCCAAGGCTCCCCACCAGGCAGCCCCCGGCGCAGGCTGAGAGAAGTCATGGGGTTCCCCTCGA GGAGACCATGGAGCAGATGGCGCCTGTGAAGCCAGCAGATGTCTGTGCATCCGTGACCAGAGACGGGCACCTGCAGGGTCTGGGCAAAGCCGAGGAGGTCCCTCCCGGCCACAGCAGGCCCCCCCATCCTCGGGGCCCCAAGTCCGCAACGTCCCACCAGAGCAGTCTGGCCAGCCTCGAGGGAAGTGGCATCTCTGAGCGCCTCCCACCAAAGTCTCTGCACCAGGCCGGCGGGCCCCCGCTGGAG GAGCCCTGGATGGCATCCCCCGAGACAGACAGTGGCTTCGTGGGCTCAGAAACCAGTAGAGTATCGCCCCTCACTCAGACCCCAGAGCACCGGCTCTCCCAGATCAG CACACCGGGGACGTTAGTCCGGTCCTTCACTCTGCCTGTACCCCAAGATGCAGCCTCCCACCGCCAGACCAAGGGTCTTCCAGTCCCCAGAAGAACCTCTGAGCCCAGCGGACCCAGAGGCCGAGCCCAGAGGCCCCCATCTGGCCAGGACAGTCCTCTCCAGCAGAGGGCGCCCAGCTTCTGCCTGGAGCGGGCACTGGCGTCTGAGATGG CGGTCCCTGGCTCAGAGTTTAAGGGGCGGAAGCGGATTCCTGAACCAATCCTCCCCAGCGCGACAATcagcccacctcccacccctgcccctgtggctgcCACTCCACCCCGTGGACCCGCAGAGATCACCTCCACCTTCTTTCTCACCAGGACGGGGCGCGA ccaggccATCCGAGAGCTGCAGGATGAGGTCTCCCGGCTCCGTCTGAGGCTGGAGGACAGCCTCCACCAGCACCCCCAGGGCCGCCCCACGCGCTCAGTGTCCAGCTGCGACCGCCCCACCCGGGCCCGGGAGCGGTCAGGGGACTCCTCAGCCGCTTGGAGCTCCCATTACGGCAG CAAATCCACGGAGAGGTCGTCTGGTGAGCCTGGGGGTGCCGAGCAAGCTGTCCCCGCCGGAAGGCGGCGAGCCAGGTCCTCCTCGGTGCCTCGGGAGGAGCCTCGACTGTCCCTGA GTTCCGAATCTGAGCCAGCCTCCCCCAGATTGTTCTCTGAGAGGGGCAGGACCACCGAGAACAGTCCGCAGGCCGCTCGGGATGGAACAAAAGGAGTGAGTAGCACCGGACGGCCCAACAGGGTCACCTTCCGAGGCCAATACACAG GCCAGGAGTACTATGTTCTGACCCCCAAGACTGTCCCAAGAAGCAGTGTCCCAGTCTCCTGTCCCCACTGCCGACCCCCTAGGATGGAGGATCCAG GTGATGCTGTCACCAGGGACCCCCTGGGACCGTCTCGCAGTGAGACCTTGCGATGTCCCCTGTGTAGTCAAGTTGGGTCCCCCTCTGAGGGGGATGGCCCAGACTCAGCCACctctg CGCCAGAAAAGGCCGCCAGCAGCAGAAATGCGCCTTCAACGTCCAGCCCCAAGCAGAGGAGCAAGCGGGCAGGGTCGCCGCCCCGGCCACCTCCTGGACTGTGGTATCTGGCTGTTGCACCCTCGGCACCAGCCCCTCCTGCCTTTGCCTACATCTCCTCGGTTCCCGTCCTGCCTTATCCATCAGCCACTGT GTACTACGCGCCGCCAGCACCTACCTCAGCCCCCTCAGTCCGAGCAGCCGCCGAGTGGCCCCCCGCAGCCTGCTCCCGGCCGGCCCGGGGATCCCGGCACTCCGTCCAGCTGGACCTGAAGGACCTGGAGGAGCTCAACAAGGCCCTGAGCCGGGCGGTCGAGGCTGCCGAGAGCGTCCGCTCCACCACCCAGCACATGAGCCGCTCGCTGTCGGCCGAGCTGCGCCAGGCCCGCAGCCTGCGGGGCTCCTGCCTCTTCTGA